Proteins from one uncultured Desulfovibrio sp. genomic window:
- a CDS encoding class I SAM-dependent DNA methyltransferase, giving the protein MSLSTIVKRLQNIMRNDTGINGDAQRIEQIVWLLFLKIYDAKEADWEFMATDAPYRSVIPERLRWRNWAVDRADGQAMTGDALLQFVNNDLFPTLKNLPLDEHATRRQRIVRAAFEDNNNYMKDGILLRQVINVIDEIDFESYEDRHAFGEIYETILKSLQSAGNAGEFYTPRAVTDFMARMLAPKIGERVADFACGTGGFLVSALKLLEPQIRSTEDRELCNASLYGCEKKALPYLLCATNMFLHDVDSPNVFHSNSLARRVQDRGETFDIILMNPPYGGSELEAIRQNFPVEFRSSETADLFMAVILYRLREGGRAAVILPDGFLFGVDGAKRALKEVLFARCNLHTVIRLPRSVFAPYTGITTNILFFDRNGPTRETWFYRLDLPEGYKAFSKTKPMRLEHFAPVMDWWNARRPLVENDVPRAACYAAADIAARDYNLDLCGFPHEEEEILPPAELIARYREERQRLAAALDERLDRILAALGE; this is encoded by the coding sequence ATGTCGCTTTCCACCATCGTCAAACGGCTCCAGAACATCATGCGCAATGATACCGGCATCAACGGCGATGCCCAGCGCATTGAGCAGATCGTCTGGCTGCTCTTTCTCAAGATTTACGATGCCAAGGAAGCGGACTGGGAATTTATGGCCACGGATGCGCCGTATCGCTCCGTCATTCCCGAGCGCCTGCGCTGGCGCAACTGGGCCGTGGACAGGGCGGACGGGCAGGCCATGACCGGCGATGCCCTGTTGCAGTTCGTCAACAATGATCTGTTCCCCACGCTCAAGAATCTGCCGCTGGACGAGCATGCCACCCGCCGTCAGCGCATCGTGCGCGCCGCCTTTGAGGACAACAACAACTATATGAAGGACGGCATCCTGCTGCGGCAGGTAATCAACGTCATCGACGAAATCGACTTCGAGTCCTACGAAGACCGCCATGCCTTCGGGGAAATTTACGAAACCATCCTCAAGAGTCTGCAAAGCGCGGGCAATGCGGGCGAATTTTACACCCCGCGCGCGGTAACGGACTTCATGGCCCGCATGCTGGCCCCCAAAATCGGCGAGCGCGTGGCCGACTTTGCCTGCGGCACCGGCGGCTTTCTTGTTTCCGCCCTCAAGCTGCTGGAGCCGCAAATCCGCAGCACGGAGGACAGGGAGCTGTGCAATGCCTCGCTTTACGGCTGCGAAAAAAAGGCGCTGCCCTATCTGCTGTGCGCCACCAACATGTTTTTGCATGATGTGGACAGCCCCAACGTTTTTCACAGCAATTCCCTTGCCCGCCGCGTGCAGGACAGGGGCGAAACCTTTGACATCATCCTCATGAATCCCCCCTACGGCGGCAGCGAGCTGGAGGCCATCCGCCAGAATTTTCCGGTGGAATTCCGCAGCAGCGAAACGGCGGATCTGTTCATGGCCGTCATTCTCTACCGCCTCAGGGAGGGCGGCCGCGCGGCCGTCATCCTGCCTGACGGCTTCCTGTTCGGTGTCGACGGGGCCAAGCGCGCCCTCAAGGAGGTGCTTTTTGCGCGCTGCAACCTGCATACCGTCATCCGCCTGCCCAGGAGCGTCTTTGCCCCGTATACCGGCATCACCACCAATATCCTGTTCTTTGATCGCAACGGCCCCACCCGGGAGACCTGGTTCTATCGCCTGGACCTGCCCGAGGGCTACAAGGCCTTTTCCAAGACAAAGCCCATGCGCCTTGAGCATTTTGCCCCGGTCATGGACTGGTGGAACGCGCGCCGGCCCCTTGTGGAAAACGATGTTCCCCGCGCAGCCTGCTATGCGGCGGCGGACATTGCCGCCCGGGACTACAATCTTGATTTGTGCGGCTTTCCCCATGAGGAAGAGGAAATCCTGCCGCCTGCGGAACTGATTGCCCGCTACCGCGAAGAACGGCAGCGCCTTGCCGCCGCGCTGGATGAGCGCCTTGACCGCATCCTGGCGGCGCTGGGGGAATAG